In Vigna angularis cultivar LongXiaoDou No.4 chromosome 8, ASM1680809v1, whole genome shotgun sequence, the DNA window AAAAGATCAGATAATATTATCTGTTGGAATAAGCATTAGGAAGTAGTTGTATTGGGAAAATACCAGTACCGTACTTATCTTCGTACCTAAGTATGTATGATTGATCTTTCACCGTCCCTATACACATTGTATCATAATACTATCAATATAAATATGAGATCATACGAGGAGAGTTTTCAAGCTCTCTCAGTTCAATCTTAAATATAGTCTCTTTTATTTATCTCAACTTTATCTTACCATAGTTAAGGAACCTAAAAAGTGGACTAACCAAAAATTTCAGTAACTTAagtataatattgtttttacaAAGACACGAAAACCATGCCAGTTACCTAACTATTAGACTCAATAGAAGAATCTTAAGTTACCTGCTTTTGGTTCCAATCATATATGGATTCTTCAGTACCAACCGAAGGAGCAAACTGGAGCAACATATAACCTTCCCTAGACACCCCAAACGCCCCAGACTGCAAAAACAAACACCAAAGCCTTCTGCCATAACTAAGCATTTCACTCACTCACGTTAAAAGACACAAAACACCAGAAACTCAGATATCAGAGCATACAGCTTTTGATTCAAATTCCGGAGGTTTAGGAGTCAAGGTGAGCACACCCTTCGCTGTATAAACAGAGTAATCTGCATACACCCTTTGCGACAATTCTGCAACTGAAAACACAAACACCCATTATTCCACTCCGAgttttcaaagaaaaatgatCAATTTTGGAGTTAAGTTGAAGAGTAAACCCGAAGGATATTGAGGCAGTGGTGGGAAGGGTTCCACGATATTGGAGTGGTTGCATCTGACAAAGAGTGAAGttggaaaaatgaaagaaaagttcCTGTTCAAAGGAACAATGAATATGCGAGGAACAAAAGAGTGGAAGGGTAGTGAGAGGTGCTTTAAGGGGAGGGAGTGAACAATGTGGAACATCTTCTTCTCATTAATCTACTTCCTAGTCTTCTTATCTACTTCCTAGTCTTCTTAGCTGAAACACACAcagatatatatttaaattaaacccacatatttatattatattatattatattttatataaatatgtataattatagtaattataaatatcatataattatataaaattttaattttataaattagaataattatataaatactatactattataatattatttatcatataataatataatatttgtgtataaaatattaatttattgataaattatatataataatcatcttgaatagaattatatttataaaatatatttttaatagcttgaataatgttattttttacattaattaaataaaatataattaagttttaaagaCAATATGTTGTTTATAAATAACTTTGCTACATTGAAAAGGGCTTATATATactcaatttaattaaatttgtaaaactcTTTGGAACGAGGGGTTTCATGTCTCCTTCTTCTTGCAGCTACTGTGACAAAACCTCATTCCTCCGTGACGATGAGTCTGGTGCGTTGATATGTTCTTCTTGCGGTTGCATTCAGCAATTCGACCAATTTGAAGCCCAAATCGGCGGCATCGATGGTCCCCAGGGTACTTTCATCCATGTGGGCACCGCCGGTTCCGGCAGCGTATACTCTTATAGAGAGAGGAAACACTTTACCGCAAAAAGCACCATCGAGGAAGTAACCTACAGTCTAGGGTTATCTTCCAAGAACAGCGACGTTAGGAGCATGGTGTACACCATAACCGATGGTGAGTTTGGCCAGGGTGAGTGGTTCCGCGTGCTCATCGGCGCTTGCGCGTATGTTGTCATGCGGAGGGAGGACCGACCCTTGCCCATGGCGGAGATTGCCTCCACGGTGGGGTGCGACATCTATGAAATCGGTAAGATGATTCAGCGTGTTGTTGATTTTTTGGATCTGAGACCTGATTTTCCGGAGTTTGACATTGTGCATTCGTTGGaaagaacaattaaaaattCGAGTGTTTTTTCCTCTGTTGAGAGCGGTGTGATTGAGAAGATGCGGAAACAGGGGGTGTTTTTGATTCAATGTGCGGTGAAGTGGTTTTTGAGCACCGGCCGCCGGCCCCTTCCGTTGGTGGTGGCGGTCTTGGTGTTTGTGGCGGAGTTGAATGGGGTCGTGGTGGTGATGGAGGAATTGGCTAAGGAAGTTCATGCTACGGTTTCAACTTGTAGGCTAAGATATAAGGAGTTGCTTGAGACGCTTGTGAAGGCTGCGCAGGTGTTGCCTTGGGGTAAGGATGTTACTGTTAAAAACATTGTTAAGAATGCGCCTTTGGTGATTCGGTATATGGAGAGGAAGGTTATGTTGAATCCTGGGGAGACTCAGGAGAAGAGGAAGGGTCTTGATCGAGCTGCGGTAGACTTGGAGGATGTGGTTGCTGAATGCTTGAGACATGACAATGAATTTGAATACGGCGTTGATGGTGTGACTTCGCGTAAGGATTTACAGTATTTTTCGTTGGAGAGTAAAAGGGATGCTGACAGAATGCAGATTTCCACTGAATGCTTGTCTGTGATGTATAAGAAGTTTTTAGATCAAAATCGTTGTGCTGAGCCATTGCGAGGGAGCGGGAATGCTCGGAAAaggattatttttcaatttgatattCTGGAGTGTAGGGAGTGGTGGGATGGAAAATCTGAATTGAGCAAGAAGCTTATGCTCAAAGAACTAATGGAGAAGGATGTTGGTGTGGATACAATGCCGCCATCGTTTGTCAATGGGCAATTGAAATGTAAAATGAGGAAGGAGAAAATCAATGCTGCTAAGTTGCGGATAAAACGAATTATGCATCCAGTAGATGCTAATCTAGGTGATGTTTCTGTCCCTTTAGATAGCTCTTGTCCTGaaagaaggaggaagagaaaAGGAATGGTAGTGGACGATGTTGATTGGGAAGACCTCATTATTGAGACCCTTGTTCTTCATCAAGTAAAAGATGAAGAAATTGAGAAGGGGCATTACAATACCTTACTGGATCTACATGTGTTCAACTCTGGCATTGTATAAGCGGTTCAGATATAGAGGCATTCTGTGAGAAATTTCAGATAAATTTATCGTAATTGTCAGTTAACATTTTGTCCAAGACAACCATCTAGAGCAGATTTTTTGTTGCTGCAAGTTTTGTACGAACATCTTTTTTTGTATGAATGATGATGGCAATTTTGTTTGTTACCTTTTAACAATTCAGGGACCTTAATGTACATACATGATATCAGGATACAATGATGATTCTATATACAGGACAACCACAACACCTCACATATCACTTTCATTCATCTCATCCTGAGATGTccaattcatactcaaattcatcatttaaatTTGCAGTCATATTATCACACTAATTTAACATATCAcatgcattcacatactttcacataaatcacatcagaGTATACATTCCAAACATTTTGCACACTTAATTCAACCCAGCACAGGAGCAAATGAACTTAGAGCCGAACACTATTTGTCGAACACTATTTGGGTGAACACTATTTGCCGAACGTTATTTGGACCAACCCTATTTGACCGGACACTATTTGCCGAACGCTAGTTGGACGAATACTAAGAAACCAAACACTGTTGGGACGAACGCTTATAAACCGAACACTATCACTTCTAATATTATTGTTCGAACACTGTTTAGACGAACGCTtatagatgaaatacaatgaaaccGAATACTATGAGGtcgaacactgtttggacgaacgcctaTAAACCGAACACTATCACTTCTAATACTATAAGGTTGGACActgtttgaacgaacgctatagATCAAGTACTATGAAACCGAATACTATAAGGTTGGACACTGTTTTGACGAACGCTGTAGATCAAATACTATGAAACCGAATACTATAACGTTGGACACTGTTTAGACGAACGCTATAGATCAAATACTATGTTTGGTCGAGCACTATTTGGCCGAAAACTATTTGGTAGAGCACAATTTTAGACgaacgcgcgttctgcagaattatgcagaatcgCACCCAGACTTCCAGAACACCATTTTTACCCCCTTTTTCCCCAGATTTTCATCAAACAACAGTATAGTTCTACAATCAAAAGAAATAGATCTAGccccccttacctcttgaagacttcctttgcaaACCTTGAATCAATCTCTGCACTGTGTTTCTCCTCTTCTGTTCCAGCCTTCTGTTACAGTGTCCAGCTTTccctttcctcttcttctttccttggacactgtttgaacgaacgctatagATCAAACACTATGAAACCGAATATTATAAGGTTGGACActgtttgaacgaacgctatagATCAAATACAATGAAACCGAATACTGTAAGGTTGGACACTGTTTTGACGAACGCTTACAGACCGAACATTATCATGTCGAATATTGTTTAGACcaaacactatttggacgaacgcttacaGACTGAACACTATCAGGTCGAATACTGTAttgaccgaacactatttgcTGAACactaggccgaacactatttggtatagacgaggacctccctcta includes these proteins:
- the LOC108344612 gene encoding single-stranded DNA-binding protein WHY1, chloroplastic; the encoded protein is MFHIVHSLPLKHLSLPFHSFVPRIFIVPLNRNFSFIFPTSLFVRCNHSNIVEPFPPLPQYPSVAELSQRVYADYSVYTAKGVLTLTPKPPEFESKASGAFGVSREGYMLLQFAPSVGTEESIYDWNQKQVFSLSVSEMGTLICLGAMESWEFSRKTAKAKSNGIEVRKVLKVEPLLDATSHSFSLSVYKKPANMEEIEENIYLPITRAQLAVLRSIFNYIVPYLLGWNAFASTIKAEVYSQMNSANPRYSANNEWSR
- the LOC108344613 gene encoding plant-specific TFIIB-related protein PTF2; its protein translation is MSPSSCSYCDKTSFLRDDESGALICSSCGCIQQFDQFEAQIGGIDGPQGTFIHVGTAGSGSVYSYRERKHFTAKSTIEEVTYSLGLSSKNSDVRSMVYTITDGEFGQGEWFRVLIGACAYVVMRREDRPLPMAEIASTVGCDIYEIGKMIQRVVDFLDLRPDFPEFDIVHSLERTIKNSSVFSSVESGVIEKMRKQGVFLIQCAVKWFLSTGRRPLPLVVAVLVFVAELNGVVVVMEELAKEVHATVSTCRLRYKELLETLVKAAQVLPWGKDVTVKNIVKNAPLVIRYMERKVMLNPGETQEKRKGLDRAAVDLEDVVAECLRHDNEFEYGVDGVTSRKDLQYFSLESKRDADRMQISTECLSVMYKKFLDQNRCAEPLRGSGNARKRIIFQFDILECREWWDGKSELSKKLMLKELMEKDVGVDTMPPSFVNGQLKCKMRKEKINAAKLRIKRIMHPVDANLGDVSVPLDSSCPERRRKRKGMVVDDVDWEDLIIETLVLHQVKDEEIEKGHYNTLLDLHVFNSGIV